The Coffea arabica cultivar ET-39 chromosome 3c, Coffea Arabica ET-39 HiFi, whole genome shotgun sequence genome contains a region encoding:
- the LOC113735636 gene encoding galactolipase DONGLE, chloroplastic-like, with translation MATCMHRMHNAYTNFSAFSGNVFSENISGKCLSSRSSTQSFKTNGVQLGKQPVIMSASLIAPSMVKKVVATGSRLACVWREIQGMNNWENLVEPLDSLLREEIIRYGEFVVACYKAFELDPNSKRYLNCKYGKRNLLNDVGLENSGYEVTKYIYATPDINVPIQNSPSCGRWVGYVAVSSDHESAKLGRRDLLITFRGTVTNPEWIANLMSSLTEARLDPHNPRPEVKVESGFLSLYTADESQSKFGLPSCREQLLSEVSRVLNKYQGEEMSITIAGHSMGSSLALLLAYDISELGLNKEVSTNDHVPVTVFSFGGPRVGNSGFKERCEELGVKVLRIVNVNDPITKLPGVFFNESLKVLAERYDLPWSCSCYAHVGVELLLDFFKMHNPSCVHDLETYINLLKRPNNLEIQRVGFNFVQKAKKMALSAPKFKGLSWRNAGFNMAGLVQSQRT, from the coding sequence ATGGCAACCTGTATGCACAGAATGCATAATGCATATACCAATTTCAGTGCATTTTCTGGAAATGTTTTTTCTGAAAACATATCTGGAAAATGTTTATCTTCGCGAAGTAGTACTCAATCCTTTAAAACTAATGGAGTGCAATTAGGGAAGCAGCCAGTAATAATGTCTGCTTCCCTAATTGCACCATCTATGGTGAAGAAAGTCGTGGCTACAGGTTCGAGATTGGCTTGTGTTTGGAGAGAGATACAAGGGATGAACAACTGGGAAAACCTAGTGGAACCCTTGGATTCTCTTCTCCGGGAGGAGATTATTCGGTATGGAGAGTTCGTTGTTGCATGTTACAAGGCTTTCGAGCTTGATCCCAACTCGAAAAGATACTTGAATTGCAAGTATGGGAAGAGGAATCTCCTGAATGATGTTGGATTGGAAAACTCTGGCTATGAGGTAACGAAATACATTTATGCTACTCCTGACATTAATGTTCCCATCCAAAACAGCCCCAGTTGCGGCAGATGGGTAGGATATGTTGCAGTATCCAGTGATCATGAAAGTGCTAAGCTGGGAAGAAGAGATTTGCTGATCACATTTCGCGGTACAGTTACTAATCCCGAATGGATAGCGAATCTGATGAGCTCATTGACAGAAGCACGTCTTGATCCTCATAATCCTCGGCCTGAGGTGAAAGTGGAATCTGGATTTCTAAGTTTGTATACTGCAGATGAAAGCCAAAGCAAATTCGGGCTCCCCAGTTGCCGGGAGCAGCTTCTTTCGGAGGTTTCTAGGGTACTGAATAAGTACCAAGGAGAGGAAATGAGCATCACCATTGCTGGACATAGCATGGGGAGCTCGCTTGCTCTTCTACTTGCATATGACATTTCTGAGCTTGGATTGAACAAGGAAGTTTCGACTAATGATCATGTACCAGTTACGGTTTTTTCGTTTGGAGGGCCTAGAGTTGGGAACTCCGGCTTCAAAGAACGTTGTGAGGAGCTAGGAGTGAAGGTTTTGAGGATTGTGAATGTTAATGATCCAATCACGAAGCTTCCAGGGGTTTTTTTCAATGAGAGTTTGAAGGTTTTGGCCGAGAGGTACGATCTTCCTTGGAGCTGCTCGTGCTATGCTCATGTGGGAGTTGAATTGCTGCTTGATTTCTTCAAGATGCATAACCCTTCTTGTGTTCATGATCTAGAAACATATATCAACTTGCTAAAACGTCCCAACAATTTGGAGATTCAAAGGGTAGGTTTCAATTTTGTACAGAAAGCAAAGAAGATGGCTTTGAGTGCTCCAAAGTTCAAGGGATTATCTTGGAGAAACGCAGGCTTCAATATGGCCGGCCTAGTTCAATCACAAAGGACGTGA